A single window of Camelus ferus isolate YT-003-E chromosome 7, BCGSAC_Cfer_1.0, whole genome shotgun sequence DNA harbors:
- the LSM8 gene encoding LSM8 homolog, U6 small nuclear RNA associated yields the protein MTSALENYINRTVAVITSDGRMIVGTLKGFDQTINLILDESHERVFSSSQGVEQVVLGLYIVRGDNVAVIGEIDEETDSALDLGNIRAEPLNSVAH from the exons ATGACGTCCGCCTTGGAGAACTACATCAACC GAACTGTTGCTGTTATTACTTCTGACGGGAGAATGATTGTG GGAACACTGAAAGGTTTTGACCAGACCATTAATTTGATTTTGGATGAAAGCCATGAACGAGTGTTCAGCTCTTCACAGGGAGTAGAACAAGTGGTGCTAGGGTTATACATTGTAAGAGGAGATAATGT TGCAGTCATTGGAGAAATTGATGAAGAGACAGATTCTGCACTTGATTTGGGGAATATACGAGCAGAACCTCTGAACTCTGTAGCACACTGA